A genomic segment from Treponema sp. Marseille-Q3903 encodes:
- a CDS encoding right-handed parallel beta-helix repeat-containing protein: protein MEYYVNSSARKGGDGSKEKPFNKIQYAADVAAAGDEIIVAPGTYREAVNPKNPGTPDKPVVFRSEKMLGAHITGAEILSGWTKLEGNVWTARVPNSIFGDFNPYTKLVSGDWFIAYMTAHLGDVYLNEKSMYEVQTLEEVKKAEIFIPSWDQEFSVYKWMCEQDEEKDETVFYANFQGKDPNKENVEISVRKSCFYPEAERIGYITLSGFKISQAASQWAPPTAYQEGMVGPHWSKGWIIEDCEIYEAKCSGISLGKYRQANNDNKWLKTKYKDGTQTERDCICQAQLEGWSKDNVGSHTIRRCNIHNCGQTGIVGHLGGVFSVIEDNHIHHINNKQNLAGAEIGGIKMHAAIDCIYRRNHIHHCTRGIWLDWQAQGTRVTQNLFHDNALPKEYNQNKESMGGCAEDLFIEVSHGPTLLDNNIFLSDRAVKLATQGVAMIHNIIAGGFVSVGIGTDNGAPGRISPRYTPYHMNHRTEIAGFMTILHGDNKFYNNIFIQQPMRPVLKAAMEQFKKEPNCWDDGNIEVGTFKFEKYPSFEEWDKMFEGYCGMGSVATDRYYSELPVWAGGNIYFNGAKPMSKEKDAYVDTKNNVEISYEEKDGKITLKTNLYEFLPKTKCKLMHTADIPPAFEPEENYENPDGTPITFDTDFLGQKRDENPIAGPFADEKELKTRLF, encoded by the coding sequence ATGGAATACTATGTTAATTCCTCTGCAAGAAAAGGCGGAGATGGCTCTAAAGAAAAACCGTTTAATAAAATTCAATATGCGGCAGATGTCGCAGCGGCAGGAGACGAAATTATCGTTGCTCCCGGGACATATCGCGAAGCGGTGAATCCAAAAAATCCGGGGACTCCAGATAAGCCTGTTGTTTTCCGCTCGGAAAAAATGCTTGGGGCTCACATCACAGGTGCCGAAATTCTCTCTGGTTGGACTAAACTCGAAGGAAATGTTTGGACAGCTCGTGTTCCGAATTCGATTTTCGGTGATTTTAATCCGTACACAAAATTGGTAAGCGGCGACTGGTTCATTGCCTACATGACTGCACATCTTGGAGATGTTTACCTTAATGAAAAATCGATGTATGAAGTTCAAACACTTGAAGAAGTAAAAAAAGCTGAAATTTTTATTCCTTCGTGGGATCAGGAATTTTCCGTTTATAAATGGATGTGCGAACAGGATGAAGAAAAAGACGAAACTGTTTTTTATGCAAACTTTCAGGGCAAAGATCCAAACAAAGAAAATGTAGAAATTTCAGTGCGCAAAAGCTGTTTTTATCCCGAAGCGGAACGAATCGGGTACATCACTCTTTCCGGATTTAAAATTTCACAGGCAGCGAGCCAGTGGGCGCCTCCGACAGCTTATCAGGAAGGAATGGTTGGTCCACACTGGTCTAAAGGCTGGATAATTGAAGATTGTGAAATCTATGAAGCAAAATGTTCGGGAATATCCCTCGGCAAATACCGACAAGCAAACAACGACAACAAGTGGCTCAAAACAAAATACAAAGACGGAACTCAGACTGAACGCGATTGTATCTGTCAGGCTCAGCTAGAAGGATGGTCTAAAGACAATGTAGGCTCGCACACAATCCGTCGCTGCAATATCCATAATTGTGGACAGACAGGAATTGTTGGGCATCTTGGAGGGGTATTCTCTGTAATCGAAGACAATCACATTCATCACATCAATAACAAACAGAACCTTGCGGGGGCAGAGATCGGCGGCATTAAAATGCATGCGGCAATCGACTGCATCTATCGCCGGAACCATATTCACCACTGTACTCGCGGAATTTGGCTCGACTGGCAGGCACAAGGAACACGTGTAACTCAAAATTTGTTCCACGACAACGCCCTTCCAAAAGAATACAATCAAAATAAAGAGAGCATGGGAGGCTGCGCTGAAGACTTATTCATAGAAGTTTCTCACGGTCCGACTTTGCTCGACAACAACATTTTCCTTTCTGACAGGGCTGTTAAACTTGCTACACAAGGCGTTGCAATGATTCACAATATCATCGCGGGAGGTTTTGTTTCCGTTGGAATCGGTACTGATAACGGGGCTCCCGGACGTATTTCTCCGCGCTATACTCCATACCACATGAATCACAGGACAGAGATTGCAGGATTTATGACGATTCTTCACGGTGATAATAAATTTTACAACAACATTTTCATCCAGCAGCCTATGAGACCGGTACTAAAAGCAGCAATGGAGCAATTTAAAAAAGAGCCGAATTGCTGGGACGATGGAAATATTGAAGTCGGTACATTCAAATTTGAAAAATATCCTTCTTTTGAAGAGTGGGATAAAATGTTTGAAGGCTACTGCGGAATGGGCTCAGTGGCTACAGACCGTTATTATTCGGAACTCCCTGTTTGGGCTGGAGGAAACATCTACTTCAACGGGGCAAAACCGATGTCTAAAGAAAAAGACGCTTATGTCGACACAAAGAACAATGTAGAAATCAGTTATGAGGAAAAAGACGGAAAGATAACTCTTAAAACAAATCTATATGAGTTCCTTCCAAAGACAAAATGCAAATTGATGCATACGGCAGATATTCCTCCGGCTTTTGAACCTGAAGAAAACTATGAAAATCCTGATGGAACACCTATCACTTTTGATACTGATTTCTTAGGTCAAAAACGCGACGAAAACCCAATCGCAGGACCTTTTGCCGATGAAAAAGAACTTAAAACCCGGCTGTTTTAG
- the deoC gene encoding deoxyribose-phosphate aldolase — MKTSKYIDHTILKPEAQKADIERICKEAVEHDFASVMVNPCWIPFVKEQIKGSDVLAACVVGFPLGANSTAVKVFEVKDAIANGADEVDMVINIGQLKDGNDEYVTDEIRQLKAAAGNKTLKVIIETCLLTDDEKIRACKDVIAAGADFVKTSTGFSTGGATVSDVKLMKEAVKGSSVKVKASGGVRSPEDFKAMIEAGAERIGTSSGCKLV, encoded by the coding sequence ATGAAAACATCAAAGTATATTGATCACACAATTCTTAAGCCTGAAGCACAAAAGGCAGACATTGAACGCATCTGTAAAGAAGCTGTTGAGCATGATTTTGCATCGGTTATGGTAAATCCTTGCTGGATTCCTTTTGTAAAAGAGCAGATAAAAGGCAGCGATGTTTTGGCAGCTTGTGTTGTTGGGTTTCCTCTCGGGGCTAATTCGACAGCTGTAAAAGTTTTTGAAGTAAAAGACGCAATCGCCAATGGAGCTGATGAAGTTGACATGGTTATAAATATCGGGCAGCTTAAAGACGGAAATGATGAATATGTGACAGACGAGATACGTCAGTTAAAGGCAGCAGCAGGAAACAAGACGCTTAAAGTCATCATTGAAACTTGCCTTCTTACAGATGACGAAAAAATCAGGGCATGTAAAGATGTTATTGCTGCCGGTGCGGATTTTGTAAAGACAAGCACAGGTTTTTCAACAGGTGGGGCAACAGTATCAGATGTAAAACTCATGAAAGAAGCAGTGAAAGGGTCTTCTGTAAAAGTAAAAGCGTCAGGCGGTGTCAGAAGTCCCGAAGATTTTAAGGCAATGATTGAAGCAGGAGCGGAAAGAATAGGAACGAGTTCCGGCTGTAAACTTGTTTAA
- a CDS encoding dihydroorotate dehydrogenase produces the protein MVKDCEGVPYPVYSVGEVICCSRVKGAVPAGSVFELKISIGISRENPPQLETSAAEPVAGQFYMLHAVHSNVLLGRPISVFLSKKMDDGSVELSFLILLKGTGTAELCELRSGDKINLLGPCGNRFPLPTSVNCSKSLKFSCSKVLIIGGGIGVAPVAGFASTLPENSYDFYASFKSGSYALENLKADKLVITTDDGSVGIKGMLPAALTELVLREGKYEAVYACGPTPMLAYVQKICKTVGVKCWLSMESRMACGVGACLGCVIDTTEGKKRCCKEGPVFDGDILQIPLPPIEVAGIKAQPPREPLKTEPDISVNIAGVHFQNPVIGCSGTFGFGDEYKTVFDVNRLGGISSKGLTLEPRQGNNGIRLHEIPSGLMNSIGLQNPGIPHFIEHELPQMLALKPVAIANLSGSTLETYVEGANLLDKTEIPMIELNISCPNVSAGGASWGMSCTAAGQVVKAVRAVTKKPLVVKLTPQSPELNKVALACIEAGAEGISLCNSFQGIAIDVERGVPVFNNLKAGVGGPAVRPIAVRLVYELVEAINALQKEKRVPVIAIGGIGTWRDAVEFIMAGASAIQVGTATFANPKAMIEIIDGISAFMKRKGYRNIEEMRGLIQKNV, from the coding sequence ATGGTAAAAGATTGTGAAGGGGTTCCGTATCCTGTATATTCTGTTGGAGAAGTTATCTGCTGTTCGCGCGTAAAAGGAGCAGTCCCTGCAGGCAGTGTTTTTGAACTAAAAATTTCAATCGGTATCAGTCGTGAAAATCCGCCGCAGTTGGAGACCTCCGCTGCAGAACCTGTTGCAGGTCAATTTTACATGCTCCACGCCGTTCATTCAAATGTCTTGCTCGGGCGACCTATCAGTGTATTTCTTTCTAAAAAGATGGACGACGGCTCTGTTGAATTATCTTTTCTCATTCTCTTAAAAGGAACAGGGACTGCTGAATTATGCGAGCTCCGCAGCGGCGACAAAATCAATTTGCTCGGACCTTGTGGAAATCGTTTTCCGTTGCCGACTTCTGTCAATTGTTCCAAAAGTTTAAAATTTTCATGTTCAAAAGTTCTTATCATTGGAGGCGGGATTGGAGTTGCCCCTGTCGCAGGATTTGCTTCAACATTGCCCGAAAACTCTTACGATTTTTATGCGTCTTTTAAAAGCGGTTCATACGCTCTTGAAAATCTTAAAGCCGATAAACTCGTGATCACAACAGATGACGGTTCTGTAGGAATCAAAGGAATGCTTCCTGCGGCTCTCACAGAACTTGTTTTGAGAGAAGGAAAATACGAGGCAGTTTATGCGTGTGGTCCGACCCCAATGCTCGCATACGTTCAAAAGATATGCAAAACAGTCGGGGTAAAGTGCTGGTTGAGCATGGAATCGCGAATGGCGTGTGGGGTCGGAGCATGTCTCGGCTGTGTAATCGACACTACAGAAGGAAAAAAACGTTGCTGTAAAGAAGGACCTGTATTTGACGGCGATATTCTTCAAATTCCGCTCCCGCCTATAGAGGTTGCAGGTATAAAAGCTCAGCCGCCCCGCGAGCCTTTAAAAACAGAACCTGATATTTCTGTAAATATCGCCGGAGTCCACTTTCAAAACCCTGTGATAGGATGCTCCGGGACGTTTGGATTTGGCGATGAATATAAAACTGTGTTTGATGTAAACAGGCTAGGCGGTATTTCAAGCAAAGGGTTGACATTGGAACCGCGTCAGGGAAATAATGGAATTCGCCTTCATGAAATTCCATCGGGTCTTATGAACTCGATTGGACTTCAGAATCCGGGAATTCCGCACTTTATTGAACACGAATTGCCGCAGATGCTCGCTCTAAAACCTGTTGCGATTGCAAACTTAAGCGGAAGCACTTTGGAAACATATGTTGAAGGTGCAAATCTGTTAGATAAGACTGAAATTCCGATGATAGAACTAAACATCTCTTGCCCAAACGTGAGTGCCGGCGGAGCTTCTTGGGGAATGAGCTGCACGGCTGCGGGGCAAGTTGTAAAAGCTGTCCGTGCTGTTACAAAAAAGCCTCTTGTCGTAAAACTCACCCCTCAGTCGCCGGAACTGAATAAAGTTGCCCTAGCTTGCATAGAAGCGGGAGCGGAGGGAATAAGTTTGTGCAATTCGTTTCAGGGAATCGCAATCGATGTCGAGAGAGGAGTTCCCGTTTTCAACAATCTTAAAGCCGGCGTCGGCGGACCTGCCGTTCGACCAATCGCCGTTCGCCTAGTCTACGAACTCGTTGAAGCAATCAACGCTTTGCAAAAGGAAAAACGAGTGCCTGTGATTGCGATAGGCGGCATCGGAACATGGCGAGATGCAGTTGAGTTCATCATGGCAGGGGCGTCCGCGATTCAAGTTGGAACAGCGACCTTCGCAAATCCTAAAGCGATGATTGAAATTATAGACGGCATCAGCGCATTTATGAAACGAAAAGGATATCGCAATATTGAAGAGATGCGAGGGCTTATCCAGAAAAATGTATAA
- a CDS encoding flavin reductase → MEEKAFFNLSYGVFVLGANLDGKINACITNTCMQVANDPTRIAIAAINTNLTCEMIKKSGTFSLSVLDKDTTFDTIKHFGYQSGRNVDKFADFAYELDANKNPYIKKQICSLLTCKIISSTDLGTHSLFIAEVQDAKVMSDKAPITYADYQKDIKPKTKVQTDKKIIGWRCKICGYELNESNLPSDFVCPICGHPADDFEPIYAD, encoded by the coding sequence ATGGAAGAAAAAGCTTTTTTTAATTTATCTTATGGAGTTTTTGTTCTCGGTGCTAATTTAGATGGAAAAATCAACGCATGCATTACGAACACTTGTATGCAAGTTGCAAATGACCCAACTCGTATTGCAATTGCTGCAATCAATACAAACCTGACTTGCGAAATGATAAAAAAGTCCGGGACATTCTCTCTTTCTGTTCTGGATAAAGATACAACCTTTGATACAATCAAACATTTCGGATACCAAAGCGGTCGCAACGTAGATAAATTTGCAGATTTTGCATACGAACTCGACGCCAACAAAAATCCTTACATCAAAAAGCAGATTTGTTCTTTGTTGACTTGCAAAATTATCAGCTCTACTGACCTTGGAACTCATTCTCTTTTTATCGCAGAAGTTCAAGATGCAAAAGTGATGAGCGATAAAGCTCCTATCACATACGCAGATTACCAAAAAGATATTAAGCCGAAAACAAAAGTACAAACCGACAAAAAGATTATCGGCTGGAGATGCAAAATCTGCGGGTACGAACTAAATGAATCGAATCTTCCTTCTGATTTTGTTTGCCCAATCTGTGGGCACCCGGCAGATGATTTTGAACCGATTTACGCTGATTAA
- a CDS encoding TatD family hydrolase has product MKFFDTHAHIGLIYDDPIEQLRVIQQAKQAGVTRIVSINNSLYDFNRVYPNLKSISGIYHAVGVAPSEVTNPGADWINTIEKSLELPNVVAVGETGLDYFKQFGDKRSQIELFITQLEIAQAHKVPVIIHNRDAGRDLYDILTERIPDAGAILHCYSEDAAFAKKCLEKNIWFSFAGNLTYRNARNLHETVLNIPVDRILIETESPFMIPAEFRDRKRTMPAYLPSTAKFLAEMLDMDLEVLSEQLWKNSCKAFNLPE; this is encoded by the coding sequence ATGAAATTTTTTGATACTCACGCTCACATCGGGCTTATATATGATGACCCTATTGAACAATTACGCGTGATTCAGCAAGCAAAACAGGCTGGAGTTACTCGCATCGTAAGCATCAATAACAGTCTCTATGATTTTAACAGAGTTTATCCAAATTTAAAGTCAATTTCTGGAATTTATCACGCCGTTGGAGTTGCTCCGTCAGAAGTTACAAACCCTGGAGCAGACTGGATCAATACAATCGAAAAAAGTCTTGAGTTGCCGAATGTTGTCGCAGTAGGAGAAACCGGATTAGATTATTTTAAACAATTTGGAGACAAGCGTTCACAGATTGAATTGTTCATCACTCAGTTAGAGATAGCTCAAGCTCACAAAGTCCCTGTAATAATTCACAACCGTGATGCAGGGCGCGACCTCTATGATATTTTAACAGAAAGAATCCCCGATGCTGGTGCAATTCTTCATTGTTATTCAGAAGATGCGGCATTTGCAAAAAAATGTCTCGAAAAAAACATCTGGTTTAGCTTTGCCGGCAATCTCACTTATCGCAATGCGCGCAATCTTCATGAAACTGTGTTGAACATTCCTGTTGACCGTATTTTGATTGAAACAGAAAGCCCGTTTATGATTCCTGCAGAATTCCGTGACCGAAAAAGAACGATGCCTGCATATCTTCCTTCGACTGCAAAATTCCTTGCAGAAATGCTTGACATGGATCTTGAAGTTCTGAGTGAGCAGTTGTGGAAAAACAGCTGCAAAGCGTTTAATCTGCCTGAATAA
- a CDS encoding acyl-CoA dehydratase activase translates to MDYGLPLSIGIDAGNSSIKIAVCDKDNKIIYSDYKIHQSKISDCYNQIISGIPEKIAAEISYGAASGVFSGLISDSSENSIESLVKGVKAICPNAASVVEMGSHNSQYITGLQNGNIQLSANKNCAAGTGSFFEDQMTRLGTKIEDYSDYVSKATSIPRIAGRCSVFAKTDIIHRQQDGEKIENILKGLTYSMVANFKGTIMSKLPLEKPVFLAGGCSKNIGVIMAFEDYLHLGKDFIVLPESPVAQAAGTAILAKEKLIAWKETLLNSKKELCVSVSDSCADADLSTLKDDYPGEELHKTYQFAPGVPVFLGIDVGSTSTNFVLVDEKNHVLDYQYFKTLGDSAAAVQKGFESLKQRFSGKLNVVYSGVTGSGRIAIGEKFNIPVVKDEITAQSAGTLFLNPECDTIFEIGGQDAKYIKCEGGKTVDFTMNKVCSAGTGSFIEEQAGRLGITAFELGMKAFESKKPANLDQRCTVFMKTSIENLLAQGDSLENICAGVCYSVVKNYINKVVGGKSIGNRICFQGGLAYNHGIVAVFKKIFGNRLSITPYFSVTGALGMALLAKDAFYQSKEKKVDREIVELNRHLFENIQKTTFGMYTEDFEPSKKTVGIPRSLMIYKLFPFAYNYFKELGFNVVLSQRTDEEIVRLSQNLVKEETCFPIKLMHGHMQELVDASVDYIFMPSVYTMQHALSNLKHNYGCVYMQSAARLVADVLGFEEKGIKLLNPVLQMDMGAPHMALEMVKIGLRLGKNPIQCKNALLKSGKALKMAQKIQESDGKKLLEKIPENEKVLVLITRTYGLIDGLLNMGLPDLLLERGCTVITLGNLEGHCVDISKDYKNLYWPFSQHILSGAKIIKENQNLYAVYLTNHGCGPDSMINHLFAEVMGKKPYLQIEVDEHYSKTGLLTRIEAFLSNLEKNENKIYKDNSVHGFLSDDFDKVDKSLPLYIPHYDFISSKICTQLKTLGYNAKVLEPTSRKSLTLGKDSTTSKEYVTFVSLLGDVLLFEKENPKSEDIKQLLLFQTEGSETDGFYATVIRSKLDSIGRSDIHIIAPKLEQIIYQKKEYFDVFWNAVCYADKMFEKNGFENNQNNQSAETFYVTGNPQIILNRICNSHFFEYLKEKRMNFKCQSFKEYYLFMWMEKIRQEKNTSSEIKKRLKKLIKRTEIKRLRKIADKKVKLLTGTNLRYRYAERTIFHKGCDATIELVPMYENGTSILNMMKTEKKCKTPLFQMQFDGKENKTDFEMLDSFIKLINRDANQSQ, encoded by the coding sequence ATGGATTATGGCTTGCCTTTGAGCATTGGAATCGATGCAGGAAACTCTTCGATTAAGATTGCCGTATGTGACAAAGATAACAAAATCATCTATTCCGACTATAAGATTCATCAGAGTAAAATAAGTGATTGCTATAATCAGATAATTTCTGGAATTCCTGAAAAAATTGCAGCTGAAATCTCTTACGGAGCTGCCAGCGGTGTTTTTTCAGGGTTGATATCTGATTCAAGTGAGAATTCTATAGAATCTTTGGTAAAAGGAGTAAAGGCAATCTGTCCGAACGCGGCTTCTGTTGTTGAGATGGGAAGTCATAATTCGCAGTACATCACAGGTCTTCAAAATGGAAACATTCAGTTATCCGCTAACAAAAATTGTGCGGCAGGGACAGGCTCTTTTTTTGAAGACCAGATGACGCGGCTTGGTACAAAAATCGAAGATTATTCGGATTATGTTTCAAAAGCGACTTCAATCCCTCGCATTGCGGGACGTTGTTCTGTTTTTGCAAAGACCGATATAATCCATCGCCAGCAAGATGGCGAAAAGATTGAAAACATATTAAAAGGTCTTACGTATTCCATGGTTGCCAACTTCAAAGGGACAATCATGTCAAAGCTTCCGTTAGAAAAGCCCGTTTTTTTAGCCGGCGGATGCAGCAAAAATATCGGCGTTATTATGGCTTTTGAAGATTATCTTCATTTGGGAAAAGATTTTATCGTCCTTCCAGAAAGCCCAGTAGCTCAAGCAGCCGGGACCGCAATTTTAGCTAAAGAAAAACTGATTGCGTGGAAAGAAACTCTGCTCAATAGTAAAAAAGAACTTTGTGTTTCTGTCTCGGATTCATGCGCAGATGCGGATCTGTCAACGTTAAAAGATGATTATCCTGGAGAAGAGCTTCATAAAACTTATCAGTTTGCGCCGGGCGTTCCTGTTTTCCTTGGAATAGACGTCGGTTCTACAAGCACAAATTTTGTTTTAGTCGACGAGAAAAATCATGTATTAGACTATCAATATTTTAAAACGCTCGGAGATTCTGCGGCGGCGGTGCAAAAAGGTTTTGAAAGTCTAAAACAGCGGTTCTCCGGCAAACTGAATGTTGTGTACAGCGGAGTTACAGGTTCCGGGCGAATTGCAATCGGCGAAAAATTCAACATTCCTGTAGTGAAAGACGAAATAACGGCGCAATCTGCCGGAACTTTATTTTTGAACCCTGAATGTGACACTATTTTTGAGATTGGTGGTCAGGATGCAAAATATATTAAATGCGAAGGCGGAAAAACAGTTGATTTTACAATGAATAAAGTTTGTTCCGCCGGGACAGGTTCTTTTATAGAAGAACAGGCAGGTCGGCTTGGCATTACAGCATTCGAGCTCGGAATGAAAGCGTTTGAATCGAAAAAGCCTGCTAATCTTGACCAGCGTTGTACTGTTTTTATGAAAACCAGCATAGAAAATCTGCTTGCACAGGGAGATTCTCTTGAAAATATATGTGCGGGTGTTTGTTATTCAGTTGTAAAAAATTATATAAACAAAGTTGTAGGCGGAAAATCGATAGGAAATAGAATCTGCTTTCAAGGAGGGTTAGCTTACAACCACGGAATTGTTGCCGTGTTCAAAAAAATATTCGGGAACAGACTCTCAATAACTCCGTATTTTAGTGTTACCGGTGCTTTAGGAATGGCACTGCTGGCAAAGGACGCATTTTATCAATCGAAAGAAAAAAAAGTAGACAGAGAGATTGTTGAGCTGAACAGACATCTGTTTGAAAATATCCAGAAAACGACATTCGGAATGTATACAGAAGATTTTGAGCCTTCTAAGAAAACTGTTGGAATTCCCCGCTCTCTGATGATTTATAAATTATTTCCTTTTGCATATAATTATTTTAAAGAGCTCGGATTCAACGTCGTGCTTTCTCAGCGAACAGATGAAGAGATCGTCCGTCTCAGCCAAAATCTTGTAAAAGAAGAGACTTGTTTCCCTATAAAATTGATGCATGGGCACATGCAGGAACTTGTAGATGCCAGTGTCGATTACATTTTTATGCCATCTGTGTACACGATGCAACATGCGCTTTCCAATCTCAAACACAACTACGGATGCGTTTATATGCAAAGTGCTGCCCGTCTCGTTGCCGACGTCTTAGGATTTGAAGAAAAAGGAATAAAACTTTTGAATCCGGTTTTACAGATGGATATGGGAGCCCCTCACATGGCGCTGGAGATGGTGAAAATAGGACTTCGGCTCGGGAAAAACCCTATACAATGTAAGAATGCTCTTTTAAAATCAGGAAAAGCGCTCAAAATGGCTCAAAAAATTCAGGAAAGCGACGGCAAAAAACTTCTGGAAAAGATTCCTGAAAATGAAAAAGTTCTTGTTTTGATTACGAGAACTTACGGATTGATAGACGGTTTGCTCAATATGGGGCTTCCTGATTTGCTTTTGGAACGCGGTTGTACAGTTATCACTTTGGGAAACCTCGAAGGGCACTGCGTAGACATTTCAAAAGACTATAAAAATCTTTATTGGCCTTTCAGCCAGCATATTCTGAGCGGGGCAAAAATAATAAAAGAAAATCAGAACTTGTATGCCGTTTACCTTACAAACCATGGGTGCGGTCCGGACTCGATGATAAACCACCTCTTTGCGGAAGTTATGGGGAAAAAACCGTACCTTCAGATTGAAGTTGACGAGCATTATTCAAAAACAGGCCTGCTCACAAGGATAGAAGCATTCCTATCAAATCTCGAAAAAAATGAAAATAAAATTTATAAAGATAATTCAGTGCATGGATTTTTATCCGATGATTTTGACAAAGTAGATAAATCTCTTCCTCTTTATATTCCTCATTATGACTTTATAAGTAGCAAAATCTGTACGCAATTGAAAACACTTGGCTACAATGCAAAAGTACTTGAGCCGACTAGCAGAAAATCGCTCACTTTGGGAAAAGACAGCACGACTTCTAAAGAATATGTAACGTTCGTAAGCCTTTTAGGTGATGTCTTGCTTTTTGAAAAAGAAAATCCGAAATCCGAAGATATAAAACAGTTGCTTTTATTCCAGACAGAAGGGTCAGAAACAGATGGATTTTATGCCACAGTAATTCGTTCAAAACTTGATTCGATTGGCAGAAGCGACATACACATCATCGCTCCTAAACTCGAGCAAATCATTTATCAAAAAAAAGAATATTTTGATGTTTTTTGGAATGCCGTCTGTTATGCAGACAAAATGTTTGAAAAAAACGGTTTTGAAAATAATCAAAATAATCAAAGCGCTGAAACATTTTATGTAACAGGAAATCCGCAAATTATTTTAAACAGGATTTGCAACAGTCATTTTTTTGAATATTTGAAAGAAAAACGAATGAATTTTAAGTGCCAGTCATTTAAGGAATATTATCTTTTTATGTGGATGGAAAAAATCAGACAAGAAAAAAACACTTCGTCTGAAATAAAAAAACGCTTAAAAAAACTGATAAAAAGGACGGAGATAAAAAGATTACGAAAAATTGCAGACAAAAAAGTCAAATTGCTTACGGGAACAAATCTTCGGTACAGATATGCAGAAAGGACAATTTTTCATAAAGGCTGCGATGCGACTATTGAGCTTGTTCCGATGTATGAAAATGGAACATCAATTCTGAACATGATGAAAACTGAGAAAAAGTGCAAAACGCCTTTGTTTCAGATGCAGTTTGACGGAAAAGAAAACAAAACTGATTTTGAAATGCTCGATTCTTTTATAAAACTCATCAACCGGGACGCTAATCAATCGCAGTGA
- the pyrF gene encoding orotidine-5'-phosphate decarboxylase, translated as MNKHNMQILQELSFKNGPLCVGLDTDPSYIPENILKQYEAPALAVLDYNKEIIDRISDAGSACCFKVQIAYYEAMGIEGMKVFSETLKLIRKSGLIAISDIKRGDIGATSDAYAKAHFSGDFETDIITINPYMGFDTLVPFCKYSLPEMGGKGAFVLLCTSNPGMTDIEHQELAGGGLLLERIGDEIARIGDEYKQFYAEQTCGVFGAVVGATQEKDARALRDKYKDTFFLIPGYGAQGGAAKIAATLLDKAGGTVNSSRGILCAWKNDEKIATARKNGTLTMKDIADSAAANALFSKNDLLKAKAIV; from the coding sequence ATGAATAAACACAATATGCAAATTTTGCAGGAGCTTTCTTTTAAAAACGGACCTTTGTGCGTTGGTTTGGACACAGACCCTTCTTATATTCCCGAAAATATTTTGAAGCAATATGAAGCGCCGGCTTTGGCTGTTCTCGATTACAACAAAGAGATTATCGACAGGATTTCTGATGCCGGCTCTGCCTGCTGTTTTAAAGTTCAAATTGCGTATTACGAAGCGATGGGCATTGAAGGAATGAAAGTTTTCTCTGAGACTTTGAAACTGATCAGAAAGAGCGGTCTCATTGCAATTTCAGATATAAAGCGCGGAGATATCGGCGCAACGTCGGACGCGTATGCAAAAGCGCACTTCTCAGGCGATTTTGAAACAGACATTATAACAATAAATCCTTACATGGGTTTTGACACTTTGGTTCCGTTCTGTAAATATTCTTTACCGGAAATGGGCGGGAAAGGTGCCTTTGTTTTGCTCTGCACATCGAACCCCGGAATGACAGATATTGAACATCAGGAGCTTGCGGGAGGCGGATTGCTTTTGGAACGCATAGGAGACGAAATTGCTCGAATCGGTGATGAATACAAACAGTTTTATGCAGAGCAAACTTGTGGGGTATTTGGAGCTGTTGTCGGTGCAACTCAGGAAAAAGATGCCAGAGCGCTTCGGGATAAGTACAAAGATACTTTCTTTTTGATTCCCGGTTACGGGGCGCAAGGGGGCGCTGCAAAAATAGCTGCGACATTGCTGGACAAAGCCGGTGGTACTGTGAATTCAAGTCGAGGAATTTTGTGTGCATGGAAAAATGATGAAAAAATTGCGACAGCGCGCAAAAACGGAACGCTTACTATGAAAGATATTGCCGATTCAGCTGCCGCAAATGCGTTGTTCAGCAAAAATGATTTACTGAAAGCAAAAGCGATTGTGTAA